The bacterium genome window below encodes:
- a CDS encoding DHA2 family efflux MFS transporter permease subunit, with protein MSQNAYKWFTGILVSLGIFIALLDTTIVDIVLPKMMPSLSTDLYGVQWVVIIYFVGAAVAMTAAAWVAARIGARVAYVLGLLVFVGASAVCGAAWSLPVMLAARFVQGLGEGLLVPVGMVILFEVFPPEEHGAAMGLYGLAGSFSPAAGPTLGGLITEHLNWRWVFYVNLPIGLLDVALILLVLKGLNQRSKPRFDGFGFGAVALALSALIVLLGKGQELGWLTSDLIVMLLVATVVFGVAAVLRLRFGKEPLFPRRVLREPLFQVAITCMILLSINAYGFFLLLPVFMQRLRGLTTLQAGLILLPGSILTAIFTLASGVLCDRFDPRKVGFVTLLLTGVASWLFTTDPDTPIRTLVFDYMLWGATVGGTFVPAALLAVAPLRDEDIGFGSTIQNVSRLVAGSIGTAVSTALLSAKADAYTVATLHFLEPGRPNTEALAAAASALGPTYYRSDLVGGAAYIGEQLVRRQTTSWAFHSVYQVLALFMIGGALVFAASLAIKLPRGMQKKKAAVH; from the coding sequence CCTCGTGTCGCTGGGGATCTTCATCGCCCTGCTCGACACGACGATCGTGGACATCGTCCTGCCGAAGATGATGCCCTCGCTGTCCACCGACCTGTACGGCGTGCAATGGGTGGTGATCATCTACTTCGTCGGCGCGGCGGTCGCGATGACCGCCGCCGCCTGGGTGGCGGCGCGGATCGGCGCGCGCGTCGCCTACGTGCTGGGGCTGCTCGTCTTCGTCGGCGCCTCGGCGGTCTGCGGCGCGGCGTGGAGCCTGCCGGTGATGCTCGCCGCCCGCTTCGTCCAGGGCCTGGGCGAGGGGCTGCTGGTGCCGGTCGGCATGGTCATCCTGTTCGAGGTCTTCCCGCCCGAGGAGCACGGCGCGGCGATGGGGCTCTACGGCCTCGCCGGCTCGTTCTCCCCGGCGGCGGGGCCGACGCTCGGCGGGCTGATCACCGAGCACCTCAACTGGCGCTGGGTCTTCTACGTCAACCTGCCGATCGGCCTGCTCGACGTCGCGCTGATCCTGCTCGTCCTCAAGGGGCTCAACCAGCGCTCCAAGCCGCGCTTCGACGGCTTCGGCTTCGGCGCCGTCGCCTTGGCCCTCTCCGCGCTGATCGTGCTGCTCGGCAAGGGACAGGAACTCGGCTGGCTGACCTCCGACCTGATCGTGATGCTGCTCGTCGCGACCGTCGTCTTCGGCGTCGCGGCGGTCCTGCGGCTGCGCTTCGGCAAGGAGCCGCTCTTCCCGCGGCGCGTGCTGCGGGAGCCGCTCTTCCAGGTCGCGATCACCTGCATGATCCTGCTGTCGATCAACGCCTACGGCTTCTTCCTGCTGCTGCCGGTCTTCATGCAGCGGCTGCGCGGCCTGACGACGCTGCAGGCCGGCCTGATCCTGCTCCCGGGCTCGATCCTCACCGCGATCTTCACCCTCGCCTCGGGGGTGCTCTGCGACCGCTTCGACCCGCGCAAGGTCGGCTTCGTCACGTTGCTGCTGACCGGCGTCGCCTCGTGGCTCTTCACGACCGATCCCGACACGCCGATCCGCACGCTGGTCTTCGACTATATGCTCTGGGGCGCCACGGTCGGCGGGACGTTCGTCCCCGCGGCGCTGCTCGCGGTCGCGCCGCTGCGGGACGAGGACATCGGCTTCGGCTCGACGATCCAGAACGTCTCGCGCCTCGTCGCGGGGTCGATCGGCACCGCCGTCAGCACCGCCCTGCTCTCCGCCAAGGCGGACGCCTACACCGTCGCCACCCTGCACTTCCTCGAGCCGGGGCGGCCGAACACGGAGGCGCTCGCGGCCGCCGCGAGCGCGCTCGGCCCGACCTACTACCGCTCCGACCTCGTCGGCGGCGCGGCGTACATCGGCGAGCAGCTCGTGCGCCGGCAGACGACGTCGTGGGCCTTCCACTCCGTCTACCAGGTCCTCGCGCTGTTCATGATCGGAGGGGCGCTGGTCTTCGCCGCCTCGCTGGCGATCAAGCTGCCGCGCGGCATGCAGAAGAAAAAGGCCGCGGTCCACTGA
- a CDS encoding tetratricopeptide repeat protein, which yields YLAVAHYSLGLAHQALGRYDDALDEFEIAVTIDPTLGDARTNPDVVGNTLVPYAKIRARQRAASSAAPFAGPR from the coding sequence GTACCTCGCGGTCGCGCACTATTCGCTGGGGCTCGCCCATCAGGCGCTCGGCCGCTACGACGACGCGCTCGACGAGTTCGAGATCGCGGTGACGATCGACCCGACGCTCGGCGACGCGAGGACGAACCCCGACGTCGTCGGCAACACGCTGGTCCCGTACGCCAAGATCCGCGCGCGGCAGCGCGCCGCGTCGAGCGCCGCGCCGTTCGCCGGGCCGCGCTGA